The Agrobacterium larrymoorei sequence TGATCCAGCGGCCTTCGCAATCGATCGTCTCTGCCTCGGCGATCAAGTTTGAAGGGAGCTCGGACTCTGGACCGACAAACACGATCCGCCCATCTTTGACGGCAATCGCGCCGCCCTCGATAATGCCAAGGCCGTCCAGGGAAGGATCAAGCGTCGCAAGGCGGGCGTTTCGCCAGAGCGAAATGCCGTTGTCGGCTGAGGTGGAATTCCGGTTTGTCATCAGTTTTTCCTTCCCTTCTGATCAATATGTATATACATAATAGAGATAGAGGCAAGAGCCTGTTCGAGGAAATTGAGGAGCCGACATGTTCATCCATGCTGAAACCGCTTTGTTACCGACGGGTTGGGCGAACAATGTTCGCATCGAGATCGCAGATGGCAAGGTGGTGTCGGTCACGCAGGGCGTGGAATCGGTCGCCGGTGACGAGCGTCACGCCGTCATTGTTCCTGCCATGCCGAACCTTCACAGCCACGCTTTTCAGCGCGCCATGGCAGGCATGGTGGAACGGCGCGGTGCGACGGAAGACAGTTTCTGGAGCTGGCGCACGCTGATGTACCGCTTCGCGCTGTCGATGACACCGGAGCACGTGGAAGCGGTGGCAGCCCAGCTTTACATGGAAATGCTGGAGGCCGGTTTCGGTCGTGTGGGTGAGTTCCATTATCTCCATCACGACAAGGATGGTGCTCATTATGCCAACATTGCCGAGCTGGCCGAACGGATCTCCGCCGCCGCATCGCAAACCGGCATCTCTCTGACATTGCTGCCGGTTCTCTACGCCCATTCCGGTTTCGGCGGTCAGCAGCCCGTGGAAGGCCAGCGCCGCTTCATCAACTCGCCCGACAGTTTCGTCCGTCTCTTGGATGGTTGCCGTCGGGCCGTTTCAGATCTGCCGGACAGCGTCGTGGGTGTCGCCCCGCACAGCTTGCGCGCTGTCACGCGCGAAGAGCTGAGCTTTGCCGCGCAACTGGCGCCCGATGCGCCGCTTCACATTCACATTGCCGAGCAGGTGAAGGAGGTCGAAGACTGCGTGGCCTGGTCGGGAAGGCGTCCGGTGGAATGGCTGCTAGAGAATGCGGAGGTTACGGATCGCTGGTGCCTCATCCACGCAACGCATATGACGGAAGCGGAAACGCGCGGCGTTGCCAAAAAGGGCGCGATTGCCGGTCTCTGCCCGATCACGGAAGCCAATCTCGGCGATGGTGTCTTTTCCGCCGTTGAATTCCTCAAGCACGGCGGCACCTTCGGCATCGGCTCCGACAGCAATGTGCTGATCGGCGTCGGCGAAGAACTGCGTCAACTTGAATATTCCCAACGCCTGGCCCACAGAGCGCGCAACGTGATTGCTCCGGCCAATGGCTCCACGGGCCGCACCTTGTTCGATGGCGCCTTGACCGGTGGTGCGAAGGCTTTGGGTGTCAAGGCCGGGATAGCCGCAGGCAAGGCTGCGGATTTTGCGTCCTTGAACGTGGATGCGGCTCCCTATCTCCAAGGTGACGACATTCTCGATGGTTGGATTTTCGGCAACCTCGTCAAGCCGCGTGACGTGTGGATCGGCGGCAAGCCGGCGGTGCGCGACGGCGCACATATCCGCCGCGATGAAATCGCAGGTCGCTTCCAGCACACGATGCGGCAGCTTTTGTCCGTCTGACGCACATAGATGAAGCTAATATAGACGCCGGACGACCTTGACTCGGAGAACAAGCTCGTCGAGTCATTGCGGTCAGGGAGTTCAGACACATGCCACATTTTCTTCGCCAGCTTTCGCCGACGGGTCTCGGCGTCGCGGTCATGCTTTTCGGCATGCTGCTCTTCGCGCTCAACGATGCGATGGGCAAGTTCCTCGTTTCCACCTATAGCCTCGGCCAAGTCATTGCCGTGCGGAGCATCGCGGCGATCATTATCCTTCTGCCGATCGTCTGGAAGGCTGGGCTGCCGAAACTGGTGAATGTCGAGCGACCCGGTCTGCAGGTCGCGCGTGTCTTTTTTTCCACCGCGGAACTCTTCTGCTTTTACTTTGCCGTCGCAGCACTTCCGCTTGCCGACGTGATGACCTATTGGCTTGCTGCACCTATTTATGTGGCCGCACTCTCGCCCTTCCTTCTGGGTGAGAAGGTCGGCTGGCGGCGATGGACGGCGATCGGCATCGGCTTCGTTGGGGTTCTGATCGCGTTGAAGCCAAGCTCGGCCTCTTTGACCAGTGCCGCCTTTTTTTCCATCCTTGGCAGTGCTGCCTTCGCCTTCATGATGCTCTCTGGGCGGCAGCTTCGCAACACGCCGGACACGGTGCTGGCCTTCTGGCAGATCATCGGGGCAGGGCTCGCGGGGGTTGTCGCCATTCTCGTCACGCCGTCCGGCTGGATTTCGATACAATCGGGCTTCGATCTGTCGCTGCTTGCACTTCTCGGCATCGTCGCGATGACCGCACATGTGCTGGTCAATCGCGCGCTCAAACTCGCCGATGCGGCCACAGTCGCGCCTTTGCAATATACGTTGCTGCTATGGGCTGTCGTCTTTGGCTGGCTGATCTTCGGTGATGTACCGCAACTCAGCATCGTCATCGGCGCCGGATTGATCGTTCTCTCAGGGCTCTACATCTTCTTCCGCGAGAATGCCGTGAAGCGTAAACAGGCAAAGACGGCAGTTCATCCCATCGAAGATCTGGTCTGATGGGTCAACGCGCACCGTATCGATGACCTGGTGTCCCGATACAACCTGCGAGAGGTAAAGTAAGGATAATTGGACCGAGCAAAGGCCGACGGCGAGCCAAAAAACAACTTTAACCTTGACGAAATCACGAAGTTGAGAGACTAGAGTGGCATGCTGCCCCTGACATCGGGCAGGATTAAAACCTTGGTGCCGGGCCCCTCTGGCGAGAGTTTTACGGCGCTCTCGCGATGTCGGTACCGCCTGCTTATGACGCCGGCGGATGAACACCCATGAACAATCTGACCACGCATTCTGTGCTGGCGCGCGACGCCATGCACATGTCCTGCTCTCAAAATGTTGCGGGGGCTTTCTGATGACCTCCACCACGCAATCCACGCTCTCCTATTTCAAATGGGCCTTTATCGTCACGGTCGTCGGCCTGCTTCTCGGCGGCTATCTCGGCTGGGAGATGACCGGCACCATCAGTGGCACTGCCACGATCTTCTTCATCTGCGCGGTTCTCGCCGTGCTGGAAATCTCGCTCTCCTTCGATAACGCCATCGTCAATGCCAACAAGCTGAAGGACATGACGCCGGAATGGCAGCATCGCTTCCTCACCTGGGGCATTCTGATCGCCGTCTTCGGTATGCGTATCGTCTTCCCGCTTCTCATCGTCGTCATCGCCGCCAATGTCGGCCCCTGGACGGCTATGGTGATGGCAGCGACCGAGCCTGATCGCTACGCCCAGATCATGCAGGACGCGCATTTGCCGATTGCAGCCTTCGGCGGCACCTTCCTGATGATGGTCGGCCTCAGCTTCTTCTTCGATCACGAGAAGGACGTGCATTGGGTGCGTTGGTTCGAGGAAAAGATTGCCACCTATTCCTCGATCAAGGGCATCGAGATCGCCTTCGTCCTGATCATCATGCTGATCTTCACCCGCATCATCAGCAACAGCACCAATCCCGATCTCGGCCCGGAAGCGGCCAATGTGTTCTTCACCTCGGCGATCTGGGGTCTCTTGACCTTCCTTCTCGTCGAAGTCCTCGGCGGTGTTCTCGATCGCAGCCAGCAGATGCTGGAGGGCGCGGCAAAGGGCGGCTTCGGTGCATTCCTCTATCTCGAAGTTCTGGATGCCAGCTTCTCCTTCGATGGTGTTATCGGCGCCTTCGCCTTGACGTCGAACCTCTTCATTATCGCCATCGGTCTTGGCATTGGCGCGATGTATGTGCGCTCCATGACCATCATGCTGGTGGAGAAGGGCACGCTCGCAGAATATCGCTACCTCGAGCACGGCGCGTTCTACGCGATCCTGATCCTTTCGGTGATCATGTATACGCAAAGCCTCGTCCACATTCCGGAGGTCATCACCGGTCTCGGCGGCGCGACGCTCATCGGCATCGCGCTCTGGTCCTCCATCCGCTACAACAAGCAGGAAAAGGCCCGCGAAGCCGGTGCCGCGCATGGTGCCAAAGTCTGACGAAGCACAAGACCCTCTGCCTCGAAGGAAAGAGGGTCGCTGCATCTTAATTTTGCGCAGCGCTTAAAAAATCCTCCGCAGCCCCGCGGGACAGATGCGAATCAGCGGTGCAAAGGAGCCAAATTGTCGAAATGGCAAGTTGGCACGCTTCCTGCATCCTTGGTCTGCAAGTCCAGAGGGGACGTGAAAGCTCAAAAAGAGCAGATACAGACCGCCGCCATGTCGAAGAAAAACTTCGAGGGCGGCGGTTTCGTTTTTATTCACCGCTTGGCGCGATGATATGTGCGATTTTTCAAAGAATGGAGAGGTCCAACGTGCCAGTCGAATTGTCGCCAAGTCAGGCGCTTGGCTTGTGGCACCGCGTCGCGCTGGCGCAAGTGGAGGACAATGCACCTGACCTGACGCTGAGACAGACGGCAATTCTTCTGCAAATCTATCTGGTGCCACCGCCGCATACCGTGCGCGGCTTGGCGAGCGTGCTGGGCGTCACCAAGCCTGTGATCACGCGCGCTCTCGACAGCATGGGCGTGATGGGTCTGGTGGATCGTGAGCGCGATGAGAAGGACCGCCGCAATGTGGTCATCAAACGCACCGTCGCTGGCGCGCTTTATCTGGAAAAATTCGGCGATCTGATTATTGATGAAGCGCGAAAAGCTTAGTGCTCGAAAGTTGCCGCATTGCCGTTCGATGAACGTCAGATAGACCTTTTGAAACAGGACCGAACGACCATGACATCCGCCGAAACGCTTGACCGCCGACTGAACGTCTTCCGCGCCGATATCGCAGATGCGAAACTTGAAGGCAGGGTCGAGGCACAGCGTTTCATTACTGGCGAACCAGCGCAGGTCGCCCGTCCCGTCATCGGACTTCGCCCGAAGCCAGATATGGCCTCTGGCATCGATACCGAACTGCTGCTTGGCGAGTCCATCCGTGTTTTCGATAGCGCCGACGGCTGGGCTTTCGTGCAGGCCGAGGTTGATGGTTATGTCGGTTACGTGCCAGATGCTGCGGTAGGCGCGGTGGAGGCGACAACCCATATCGTCATCGCTCCCCGCACCTTTCTCTATCCTGCCGCTGAACTTAGAAAGCCGCCCGTTGCGGCCCTTTCCATGGGCAGCCGCCTGACATTTATTGGCGAGGAGGAGACGCGCGGAACGCGCTACCTGATAACGGCAAAAGGCGAGGGCGTGATTGCCGCCCATTGTCTACCCGTCGACCAGCAGGTCTCCGATGATTACGTCGCGGTGGCGCTGCGCTTTCTCGAAACGCCCTATCTCTGGGGCGGTCGCTCCGGCTTCGGCATCGATTGCTCCGGCCTCGTTCAGCTGTCCGTGGCCATGACCGGCAAATTTGCGTTGCGCGACACGGACATGCAGGTGAGGTCATTGGGACATGAGATCGAACGCGACGAACTGCGTCGTGGCGATCTGGTCTTCTGGAAGGGTCATGTCGGCATCATGGAGGACGACAGGACGCTATTGCACGCCAACGGTCATACGATGAATGTCGCACGCGAAAATCTGGACGAGGCAATTCAGCGTATTGGCTGGCTCTATGATAGGCCGACAGCCTATCGCCGTCCGTGATCGTTCACGAAAACGTTTTAAAAGGCATCCTGCGGATCACGCAGGCTCTGCTTATATGAACGTCATCTTGCATTGGGATGCGACATGATGAGAAGCCTGAGACGTGCTCTTGCCGGTCTGACCTTGAGCCTTGCAGTCTTGACAGTGCCCCAGGCAGGTGTGGCGCAAATCGTCTATAAGGACGGTTATCTGCCTGCTCCCGACGCCTATGCCAATCTGCCCGGCGTGAAGGACCCTAAGACGCTGCAGCCGCAGGAGCGCTATCGCTGCCATTCGACAGTGGTTGAATCCAGTACCCCGAACGGCCCGTATCGCGATCTCTTCGGTAGCGATGGCCTGCCTGTTCAAGGCTATCGCTGCTCCGGCTCGTCAGGCACGTCTTTCTTCGGCACCAGAGTGCCAACGTCGAAGGATTGGTATCCAGGCATCAACCCGCCCGCCACCGACTTCTAAAATTGCTTGAGCTTCGCTCGTACCGTACCTGCATCAACCGGTCTGGACTTGCCATGCGCTTTTCAGATAAGTCTTTGAACCACAAGGTTCATGACCTTTAACAATGCGCGGCGATGCCGGACCTGTCTCATGCACAGGTTCGGCGTGGGGGATAGCAGCAGCAATGACGAAGACAGATATAGCGACCCGTGTTCACAACCATACCTGGAAGCTTGATCCCATCATCCGCAGCCTGATCGACACGGATTTCTACAAGCTGTTGATGTTGCAGATGATCTGGAAGCTTTATCCGGACG is a genomic window containing:
- a CDS encoding C40 family peptidase, with amino-acid sequence MTSAETLDRRLNVFRADIADAKLEGRVEAQRFITGEPAQVARPVIGLRPKPDMASGIDTELLLGESIRVFDSADGWAFVQAEVDGYVGYVPDAAVGAVEATTHIVIAPRTFLYPAAELRKPPVAALSMGSRLTFIGEEETRGTRYLITAKGEGVIAAHCLPVDQQVSDDYVAVALRFLETPYLWGGRSGFGIDCSGLVQLSVAMTGKFALRDTDMQVRSLGHEIERDELRRGDLVFWKGHVGIMEDDRTLLHANGHTMNVARENLDEAIQRIGWLYDRPTAYRRP
- a CDS encoding MarR family winged helix-turn-helix transcriptional regulator: MPVELSPSQALGLWHRVALAQVEDNAPDLTLRQTAILLQIYLVPPPHTVRGLASVLGVTKPVITRALDSMGVMGLVDRERDEKDRRNVVIKRTVAGALYLEKFGDLIIDEARKA
- a CDS encoding DMT family transporter — its product is MPHFLRQLSPTGLGVAVMLFGMLLFALNDAMGKFLVSTYSLGQVIAVRSIAAIIILLPIVWKAGLPKLVNVERPGLQVARVFFSTAELFCFYFAVAALPLADVMTYWLAAPIYVAALSPFLLGEKVGWRRWTAIGIGFVGVLIALKPSSASLTSAAFFSILGSAAFAFMMLSGRQLRNTPDTVLAFWQIIGAGLAGVVAILVTPSGWISIQSGFDLSLLALLGIVAMTAHVLVNRALKLADAATVAPLQYTLLLWAVVFGWLIFGDVPQLSIVIGAGLIVLSGLYIFFRENAVKRKQAKTAVHPIEDLV
- a CDS encoding DUF475 domain-containing protein — encoded protein: MTSTTQSTLSYFKWAFIVTVVGLLLGGYLGWEMTGTISGTATIFFICAVLAVLEISLSFDNAIVNANKLKDMTPEWQHRFLTWGILIAVFGMRIVFPLLIVVIAANVGPWTAMVMAATEPDRYAQIMQDAHLPIAAFGGTFLMMVGLSFFFDHEKDVHWVRWFEEKIATYSSIKGIEIAFVLIIMLIFTRIISNSTNPDLGPEAANVFFTSAIWGLLTFLLVEVLGGVLDRSQQMLEGAAKGGFGAFLYLEVLDASFSFDGVIGAFALTSNLFIIAIGLGIGAMYVRSMTIMLVEKGTLAEYRYLEHGAFYAILILSVIMYTQSLVHIPEVITGLGGATLIGIALWSSIRYNKQEKAREAGAAHGAKV
- a CDS encoding formimidoylglutamate deiminase — its product is MFIHAETALLPTGWANNVRIEIADGKVVSVTQGVESVAGDERHAVIVPAMPNLHSHAFQRAMAGMVERRGATEDSFWSWRTLMYRFALSMTPEHVEAVAAQLYMEMLEAGFGRVGEFHYLHHDKDGAHYANIAELAERISAAASQTGISLTLLPVLYAHSGFGGQQPVEGQRRFINSPDSFVRLLDGCRRAVSDLPDSVVGVAPHSLRAVTREELSFAAQLAPDAPLHIHIAEQVKEVEDCVAWSGRRPVEWLLENAEVTDRWCLIHATHMTEAETRGVAKKGAIAGLCPITEANLGDGVFSAVEFLKHGGTFGIGSDSNVLIGVGEELRQLEYSQRLAHRARNVIAPANGSTGRTLFDGALTGGAKALGVKAGIAAGKAADFASLNVDAAPYLQGDDILDGWIFGNLVKPRDVWIGGKPAVRDGAHIRRDEIAGRFQHTMRQLLSV